One window from the genome of Nicotiana tomentosiformis chromosome 5, ASM39032v3, whole genome shotgun sequence encodes:
- the LOC138893207 gene encoding uncharacterized protein, whose translation MTKEVITFNVAYIPGHKCFLLSMVYAYNSRAERKSLWSYLANISRGCHLPWLVVGDFNSVLRIDDRIGGNPITVGEIMDFHECVEECELIELPQQGSRYTWNDRHGQERIDSKIDWVFVNRSWLDNMPSYIANFLPEGISDHSPVSISLLNLKNNRQKAFKYCNTWSQHPQFLVKVE comes from the coding sequence ATGACTAAAGAAGTGATAACTTTCAACGTTGCATATATACCTGGACATAAGTGTTTTCTTTTGTCTATGGTGTATGCATATAATAGTAGAGCTGAAAGGAAGAGCTTGTGGAGTTACTTGGCTAACATAAGTAGGGGTTGTCATTTACCATGGTTAGTTGTTGGAGACTTTAACTCTGTATTGAGGATTGATGATCGAATTGGAGGAAATCCAATAACAGTAGGGGAGATCATGGACTTTCATGAATGTGTGGAAGAATGCGAGCTCATAGAACTGCCTCAACAAGGAAGTAGATAcacatggaatgataggcatgGTCAGGAAAGAATTGATTCAAAGATAGACTGGGTTTTTGTTAATAGGAGTTGGCTGGATAACATGCCATCTTATATAGCTAATTTCTTGCCGGAAGGGATCAGTGATCACAGCCCAGTGAGTATTTCTTTGTTAAATTTGAAGAACAATAGACAAAAGGCATTTAAATACTGTAATACTTGGTCACAACATCCACAATTTCTGGTCAAAGTAGAGTAA